In Ipomoea triloba cultivar NCNSP0323 chromosome 15, ASM357664v1, one genomic interval encodes:
- the LOC116005944 gene encoding putative late blight resistance protein homolog R1B-17: MALEAVTTLFKIVEQDLMEPKLLSIFDAEGMKAWLLETIELLSTKLYILQAFLEEGSEMKMWNNGWFKHKVALLYGSVFNILRNRNIHKFRKYVENPVLKLQVIPLVGEGGIGKTTLAKRVYGHPITIASFDIQAWVVLSQVPNLKEILIGLLRSISPITSEIYTLDDAQIAEQLCTSLMGKKYLIFLDDIWTTAAWDAIKGYFPENINGSRILVTTRFTEVAEYLSVDPYHVTYRTLKDRWELISRKVFGQSQCVPWEYELIGKRIVLGCSGLPLAIVVIAGLLATAKESLEIWKDVAETLDRVDRYDNDNRISKILSLSYNYLPPHLKPCFHYFGVFPENNVILVKRLINLWVVEGFLMPHKNMSLEEVAGSYLDDLINRSLVQINELSSIDGKVKSCKVHDRVHQVCVREAITGNTLCIINDNHAPKASRWLSCQTSHWPNTQASYGNCTLDNIHSVLYFGKDVYHSKCRLVYPCLKLLRVLDLSFVKWSRGMPSEITDLVHLRYLALSTIGSLYKLRFFKLKNLLTLIVTSWMEKCPLQLSCDILGLPQLRHLHVDKRCSQYLPCLVKRNLQTLYWLKVASSDVKPNFGMVPNLMELGIYIEGQLTPSYLGSLVHLHLLEKLKFEVGRVERFCLPTGFPPNLKKLTLRYTYLPWKEMDTIGELLHLEVLKLKDFAFFGSKWEPSKQGFRKLKALLISRSNLKYWDASSTHFPVLERLISSAKKLLSRGATDCQLLHVREVRSKVELPNNESSEEEMVENSKVESVDRSEEESVKSSKESVESSEEERMERSEEESAESFDEESVGSSKELSFGSSKELSVGSSDQVRLKAPKSVRKYLKKKVSKSLNAFKELKRKVL, translated from the exons ATGGCTTTAGAAGCTGTAACCACTCTATTCAAAATAGTAGAGCAAGACCTTATGGAGCCCAAACTACTTTCGATTTTTGATGCTGAAGGAATGAAGGCGTGGCTGCTCGAAACCATCGAGTTGCTGTCTACCAAGCTCTACATTCTGCAAGCATTTTTGGAGGAGGGGAGTGAGATGAAAATGTGGAATAATGGCTGGTTTAAACATAAAGTTGCTTTACTATATGG ATCAGTTTTCAACATTTTGAGGAATAGGAACATTCACAAGTTTCGGAAATATGTTGAAAACCCTGTGCTGAAACTACAAGTTATTCCACTCGTTGGGGAAGGAGGCATAGGAAAAACTACATTAGCCAAAAGAGTCTATGGACATCCAATTACTATTGCTAGCTTTGACATTCAAGCGTGGGTAGTTTTGTCTCAGGTTCCTAACCTCAAAGAGATTCTCATTGGTCTATTACGTAGTATTTCACCAATAACAAGTGAAATCTACACCCTAGACGATGCTCAAATAGCTGAGCAATTATGCACAAGTTTGATGGGCAAgaagtatttaattttcttggatGATATATGGACCACTGCTGCATGGGATGCCATAAAAGGATATTTTCCAGAGAATATTAATGGAAGCCGAATCTTAGTAACTACTCGGTTCACAGAGGTGGCTGAATACTTAAGTGTAGATCCATACCATGTGACGTATCGAACCTTAAAGGATCGTTGGGAATTAATTTCGAGGAAAGTGTTTGGGCAAAGCCAATGCGTTCCCTGGGAATATGAGTTAATTGGGAAACGCATTGTTCTTGGTTGCAGTGGATTACCGCTAGCAATTGTTGTGATTGCTGGACTTTTGGCAACAGCAAAAGAGTCTCTAGAAATATGGAAAGATGTTGCCGAAACTTTGGATAGAGTTGATAGATATGATAATGACAACAGAATTTCAAAAATACTTTCATTGAGCTACAACTACTTACCCCCTCACTTGAAACCTTGCTTTCATTATTTTGGTGTGTTTCCTGAAAACAATGTCATTCTCGTTAAGAGATTAATCAACTTATGGGTTGTAGAGGGATTTTTAATGCCACATAAAAATATGAGTTTGGAAGAAGTGGCAGGGAGTTACTTGGATGATCTCATTAATAGAAGTCTAGTTCAAATTAATGAGTTGAGTAGTATTGACGGcaaagttaaatcatgtaaggTTCATGATCGAGTGCACCAGGTTTGTGTGAGAGAAGCTATAACGGGGAATACTTTGTGCATTATCAATGACAATCACGCTCCAAAAGCTAGTCGTTGGTTAAGTTGTCAAACAAGTCATTGGCCAAACACACAAGCAAGTTATGGGAATTGCACACTAGATAATATCCATTCCGTGCTCTACTTTGGTAAAGATGTATACCATTCCAAATGCAGGTTGGTATACCCATGTTTGAAATTGCTAAGAGTATTGGATTTATCATTTGTTAAATGGTCGCGAGGCATGCCTAGTGAAATAACAGATTTGGTTCATTTGAGATACTTGGCTTTAAGTACCATTGGCTCTCTTTACAAGCTTCGATTTTTCAAGCTTAAAAATTTGCTAACTCTCATAGTTACTTCGTGGATGGAAAAATGTCCTTTGCAACTGTCGTGTGATATTTTGGGTTTGCCACAATTGAGGCATTTGCATGTTGACAAGAGATGTTCACAGTATCTCCCTTGCTTAGTCAAAAGAAATCTACAAACTCTTTATTGGTTGAAAGTTGCTAGCTCCGATGTAAAACCAAACTTCGGAATGGTTCCAAACCTAATGGAACTTGGGATTTACATTGAAGGCCAACTGACGCCTAGCTATCTTGGGAGCCTTGTTCATTTACATCTACTTGAAAAGTTGAAGTTTGAAGTAGGAAGAGTCGAGCGCTTTTGTCTTCCAACAGGTTTTCCACCAAACCTTAAGAAGTTGACACTTCGTTATACTTATCTTCCATGGAAGGAGATGGACACTATTGGCGAGTTGCTGCACCTTGAGGTGCTTAAACTAAAAGATTTTGCCTTCTTTGGCTCAAAGTGGGAACCATCAAAGCAGGGCTTTCGGAAATTAAAGGCACTTCTTATTTCACGATCAAATCTCAAATATTGGGATGCAAGTTCTACTCATTTCCCAGTTTTGGAGCGCCTA ATTTCCTCTGCAAAGAAGTTATTGTCTAGGGGAGCGACAGATTGTCAACTTCTTCATGTTCGTGAAGTTAGATCTAAG GTTGAATTGCCAAATAATGAAAGCTCTGAAGAAGAAATGGTAGAAAACTCTAAAGTAGAAAGTGTGGATAGatctgaagaagaaagtgtgaaAAGCTCTAAAGAAAGTGTGGAA